In a genomic window of Methanocorpusculum vombati:
- a CDS encoding ATPase, whose product MAIETMTVEAAQAMASGYTAIGAGLAVGLAGVGTGLGEMGIGAAAVGATAEDRDMFGLALLFTVLPETIVIFGLVIALLLLFQ is encoded by the coding sequence ATGGCAATTGAAACTATGACAGTTGAAGCAGCACAGGCAATGGCATCCGGATACACCGCAATCGGTGCAGGTCTCGCAGTCGGTCTCGCCGGCGTCGGAACCGGTCTTGGTGAAATGGGTATCGGAGCAGCCGCAGTCGGAGCAACCGCAGAAGACCGCGACATGTTCGGTCTCGCCCTTCTCTTCACCGTGCTTCCCGAAACCATCGTCATCTTCGGTCTTGTGATTGCACTGCTGCTGCTCTTCCAGTAA
- a CDS encoding V-type ATP synthase subunit E family protein translates to MGLEVVVDEIRAKGDREAARIKSEAEAEAKTIVADATKRAEEIRIAAETDAALQADRIMIREVAAANLVVKRDQLNAQKELLDKVYAEAANEIANLPADVHAKAVRSLLKDAVKQIKEGTVYANSRDEEAVKTALAELKTLSGFTFGGITDIDGGVVVQSADGQLTLDLSYRTFMGEVWESSLKDASEILFGANS, encoded by the coding sequence ATGGGACTCGAGGTTGTAGTTGACGAAATCAGGGCAAAGGGTGACCGCGAAGCCGCCCGGATCAAATCCGAGGCAGAAGCCGAAGCAAAGACCATAGTTGCCGACGCAACCAAACGTGCAGAAGAGATCCGCATCGCCGCAGAAACCGATGCCGCTCTCCAGGCAGACCGCATCATGATCCGTGAAGTCGCTGCCGCAAACCTGGTCGTAAAACGCGACCAGCTCAACGCACAAAAGGAACTGCTCGACAAAGTCTATGCCGAAGCCGCAAACGAAATCGCAAACCTTCCGGCCGACGTCCACGCAAAAGCCGTACGTTCCCTTCTGAAAGACGCTGTAAAACAGATCAAAGAAGGAACCGTATACGCCAACTCGCGTGACGAAGAAGCTGTCAAAACAGCTCTTGCGGAACTGAAGACCCTTTCCGGATTTACGTTCGGAGGAATCACCGACATCGACGGCGGTGTCGTAGTACAGAGCGCCGATGGCCAGCTCACGCTTGACCTCTCCTACCGCACCTTCATGGGCGAAGTATGGGAATCAAGCCTCAAAGACGCATCGGAGATACTGTTTGGAGCAAACTCCTAA
- a CDS encoding V-type ATP synthase subunit C — MTEVMSGPAPYIYVSTRMRVRKAKLIPREEYLRMLNMGLPEFTRLIEEMEYKREIDELSASFTGVDLIENAMSWNLAKEYQRVIALAPGEMKGFTRDYLHKWDIQNILTILRGKVQGLSDGKIRAVLVPAGELDAAMLDRLLTETSIERIVETLPEKQMAAILSAGLAEALETHSFGKLENELYKYYYATLIKAARGGMKGGLPFLKYVTFEIDIKNITNLFRIRAQGKPDTNTLDIWIEGGSYHADELERLCSVAGLDEVVDTLKKKIKSPVLIEALEALREKKPIYAIEGMLIAAQLNQMDNVSKRNPFSISPLLVYLERKKYEVANLRALARGKEAGLAPEVLEKYLVM, encoded by the coding sequence ATGACTGAGGTAATGAGCGGTCCTGCTCCATACATCTATGTCTCAACCCGTATGCGGGTACGCAAAGCAAAACTCATCCCACGGGAAGAGTATCTCCGCATGCTGAACATGGGTCTCCCCGAGTTTACCCGACTCATTGAGGAGATGGAGTACAAACGCGAAATCGATGAACTCTCCGCATCATTCACCGGAGTAGACCTCATCGAAAACGCCATGTCCTGGAACCTCGCCAAAGAATACCAGCGGGTCATCGCACTCGCACCCGGCGAGATGAAAGGATTTACCCGTGATTACCTGCACAAATGGGATATTCAAAACATCTTGACTATCCTTCGTGGAAAAGTCCAGGGTCTCTCCGACGGAAAGATCCGGGCAGTACTTGTACCGGCCGGCGAACTCGACGCAGCAATGCTCGACCGCCTGCTCACCGAAACCAGCATCGAAAGAATTGTCGAAACCCTGCCCGAAAAGCAGATGGCAGCAATTCTCAGTGCCGGACTCGCAGAAGCACTCGAGACCCACTCCTTTGGGAAACTCGAAAACGAACTCTACAAGTACTACTACGCGACGCTGATCAAAGCAGCACGTGGCGGCATGAAAGGCGGCTTACCGTTCTTAAAATACGTCACATTTGAAATCGACATCAAAAATATCACCAACCTCTTCAGAATCCGTGCACAGGGAAAACCCGACACAAACACACTGGACATCTGGATCGAGGGCGGATCGTACCATGCCGACGAACTCGAGCGTCTCTGCTCGGTCGCAGGCCTGGACGAAGTTGTCGACACACTCAAAAAGAAAATCAAGTCGCCTGTACTCATCGAGGCACTCGAAGCACTCAGAGAAAAGAAACCGATCTACGCAATTGAAGGCATGCTGATTGCTGCACAGCTCAATCAGATGGACAACGTCTCCAAACGCAACCCGTTCTCAATCTCTCCGCTGCTCGTCTACCTCGAAAGAAAGAAGTATGAAGTAGCCAACCTCCGTGCACTCGCCCGCGGCAAAGAAGCAGGCTTAGCACCCGAGGTCCTTGAAAAATACTTGGTGATGTAA
- a CDS encoding V-type ATP synthase subunit F, translated as MEIAVIGNKEFVIGFQLAGVRKTYSAETPEKLTETITRVLNDPEVGILVLQSADLEQIPRRLQVTIENSVKPTIVTIGGQEAGLSLRERIKRSVGVDLWK; from the coding sequence ATGGAAATCGCAGTTATTGGAAACAAGGAATTCGTCATTGGATTCCAGCTTGCGGGCGTACGCAAAACGTACTCCGCAGAAACTCCGGAGAAACTGACCGAGACCATCACCCGTGTCTTAAACGATCCCGAAGTTGGCATTCTCGTTCTTCAGAGCGCAGACCTTGAACAGATCCCGCGTCGTCTGCAGGTAACCATTGAAAACTCCGTCAAACCGACCATTGTAACCATTGGCGGCCAGGAGGCAGGTCTCTCCCTGAGAGAGCGTATAAAGCGTTCGGTGGGTGTTGATTTGTGGAAGTAA
- a CDS encoding V-type ATP synthase subunit A, translating into MEVSNKPGILKRIAGPVVTAVDLDAHMYDVVKVGNEELMGEVIKIDGEDIIIQVYESTTGIRPGEPVINTGLSLAVELGPGLLTSIYDGIQRPLEVLIEKMGNFIARGVTAPGLDHEKKWEFKPVVSAGATVKPGQIIGEVQETRSILHKIMIPPNAKGGVVKNIKAGNFTVDDIIIELDSGEAFPMMQRWPVRVPRPYVEKHTPNIPLLTGQRILDGLFPIAKGGTAAIPGPFGSGKTVTQQQLAKWSDAEIVVYIGCGERGNEMTEVLTEFPELTDPKTGNSLMERTILIANTSNMPVAAREASVYTGITLAEYFRDMGYDVALMADSTSRWAEAMREICSRLEEMPGEEGYPAYLSSRLSEFYERAGLVQPLAGGSGSVSVIGAVSPAGGDFSEPVTQNTLRIVKVFWALDANLSRRRHFPAINWLQSYSLYMAQLNDYYDEKVSPEWNKLRSWFMEILQKEAELQEIVQLVGSDALPEAEQITIEVARMIRELFLQQNGFDPVDTYCSLEKQLDMFKMIKAYADLAYAAQAAGVPPVQILAVKAKNEMPQIKFTKEYKPVLDKIYAEMDAEFKALRA; encoded by the coding sequence GTGGAAGTAAGTAATAAACCAGGAATACTCAAACGCATTGCAGGACCTGTGGTCACTGCAGTCGACCTTGACGCCCACATGTACGATGTGGTCAAGGTCGGCAACGAGGAGCTGATGGGTGAGGTCATCAAGATCGATGGTGAAGATATCATCATTCAGGTCTATGAATCCACCACGGGCATCCGCCCGGGAGAACCCGTCATAAACACCGGACTCTCGCTCGCAGTCGAGCTGGGTCCCGGACTGCTGACCAGCATTTACGACGGTATCCAGCGTCCGCTGGAAGTCCTCATCGAAAAGATGGGCAACTTCATCGCACGCGGAGTCACCGCACCCGGACTTGACCACGAAAAGAAGTGGGAATTCAAGCCCGTCGTAAGTGCCGGCGCAACCGTCAAACCCGGACAGATCATCGGTGAAGTACAGGAAACCCGCAGTATCCTGCACAAAATCATGATCCCGCCGAACGCAAAAGGCGGCGTTGTCAAAAACATCAAAGCAGGAAACTTCACCGTCGATGACATCATCATCGAACTTGACTCAGGCGAAGCATTCCCCATGATGCAGCGCTGGCCTGTTCGTGTCCCGCGTCCGTACGTCGAAAAACACACCCCGAACATCCCGCTTCTGACCGGTCAGAGAATCCTTGACGGACTCTTCCCGATCGCAAAAGGCGGAACAGCCGCAATCCCCGGCCCGTTCGGATCCGGAAAGACCGTCACCCAGCAGCAGCTGGCAAAATGGTCCGACGCAGAAATCGTCGTTTACATCGGATGCGGTGAACGCGGCAACGAAATGACCGAAGTGCTGACTGAGTTCCCCGAACTCACCGACCCGAAGACCGGAAACTCCCTCATGGAGAGAACCATCCTCATCGCAAACACTTCCAACATGCCGGTGGCAGCCCGTGAAGCATCCGTGTACACCGGAATCACTCTCGCCGAGTACTTCCGTGACATGGGCTACGACGTCGCACTCATGGCAGATTCCACCTCCCGGTGGGCAGAAGCAATGCGTGAAATCTGTTCCCGTCTCGAAGAAATGCCCGGTGAAGAAGGATACCCGGCATACCTCTCCTCCAGACTCTCCGAGTTCTACGAGCGTGCAGGACTTGTCCAGCCGCTTGCCGGCGGCAGCGGCTCTGTCTCCGTTATCGGTGCAGTATCCCCCGCAGGCGGAGACTTCTCCGAACCGGTTACCCAGAACACCCTCCGTATCGTCAAAGTCTTCTGGGCACTGGATGCAAACCTCTCCCGCAGACGCCACTTCCCGGCAATCAACTGGCTGCAGTCCTACTCCTTATACATGGCGCAGCTCAACGACTACTACGACGAAAAAGTCTCGCCTGAGTGGAACAAACTGCGCAGCTGGTTCATGGAAATCCTCCAGAAGGAAGCTGAACTTCAGGAAATCGTCCAGCTCGTCGGATCCGACGCACTGCCGGAAGCAGAACAGATCACCATCGAAGTTGCACGTATGATCCGTGAACTGTTCCTGCAGCAGAACGGTTTCGACCCGGTTGACACCTACTGCAGTCTCGAAAAACAGCTTGACATGTTCAAGATGATCAAAGCCTACGCAGACCTCGCCTACGCCGCACAGGCAGCAGGCGTCCCGCCGGTACAGATCCTTGCCGTCAAAGCAAAGAACGAGATGCCGCAGATCAAGTTCACCAAGGAATACAAACCAGTCCTTGACAAGATCTACGCAGAGATGGACGCTGAATTCAAAGCACTGAGGGCATAA